One region of Peromyscus eremicus chromosome 4, PerEre_H2_v1, whole genome shotgun sequence genomic DNA includes:
- the Dgkz gene encoding diacylglycerol kinase zeta isoform X1 codes for METFFRRHFQRKAPGPGERLQRSSGVGLPTGKARRRSPAGQASSSLAQRRRSSAQLQGCFPRCRVGTQASRRRSSTAPPACNPRFMVDMVPTLQPATVGAQLLGTPLLLAGLMGMKEEEEGAQEGDETAGESSDAKPGTRTPRPSSHQGTWPLLPMPRCLRRASSHLLPADVVYGHTLWGLHGHYRRLSQRWPSGQHPGLGGRSQRASGTAAGPMIPARVRPLSRRRQVALRRKSAGPQPWNTLLMKAISKSGLQHLAPPPPTSGAPCGESERQIRSTVDWSESAAYGEHIWFETNVSGDFCYVGEQYCVAKMLQKSVPRRKCAACKIVVHTPCIEQLEKINFRCKPSFRESGSRNVREPTFVRHHWVHRRRQDGKCRHCGKGFQQKFTFHSKEIVAISCSWCKQAYHSKVSCFMLQQIEEPCSLGVHAAVVIPPTWILRARRPQNTLKASKKKKRASFKRRSSKKGPEEGRWRPFIIRPTPSPLMKPLLVFVNPKSGGNQGAKIIQSFLWYLNPRQVFDLSQGGPREALEMYRKVHNLRILACGGDGTVGWILSTLDQLRLKPPPPVAILPLGTGNDLARTLNWGGGYTDEPVSKILSHVEEGNVVQLDRWDLRAEPNPEAGPEERDDGATDRLPLDVFNNYFSLGFDAHVTLEFHESREANPEKFNSRFRNKMFYAGTAFSDFLMGSSKDLAKHIRVVCDGMDLTPKIQDLKPQCIVFLNIPRYCAGTMPWGHPGEHHDFEPQRHDDGYLEVIGFTMTSLAALQVGGHGERLTQCREVLLTTAKAIPVQVDGEPCKLAASRIRIALRNQATMVQKAKRRSAAPLHSDQQPVPEQLRIQVSRVSMHDYEALHYDKEQLREASVPLGTVVVPGDSDLELCRAHIERLQQEPDGAGAKSPMSHQLSSKWCFLDATTASRFYRIDRAQEHLNYVTEIAQDEIYILDPELLGASARPDLPTPTSPLPASPCSPIPRSLQGDAAPPQGEELIEAAKRNDFCKLQELHRAGGDLMHRDQQSRTLLHHAVSTGSKEVVRYLLDHAPPEILDAVEENGETCLHQAAALGQRTICHYIVEAGASLMKTDQQGDTPRQRAEKAQDTELAAYLENRQHYQMIQREDQETAV; via the exons ATGGAGACCTTCTTTAGGAGGCATTTCCAACGGAAGGCACCAGGTCCTGGAGAAAGGCTGCAGCGGTCCAGTGGTGTGGGGCTGCCCACAGGCAAGGCTCGACGCCGCTCCCCTGCAGGGCAGGCCTCCTCCTCACTGGCCCAGAGGCGCCGCTCCAGTGCACAGCTCCAGGGCTGTTTCCCCAGATGCAGGGTGGGCACCCAAGCCAGCCGCAGGCGGTCCAGCACTGCACCCCCTGCCTGCAATCCTCGCTTTATGGTGGATATGGTGCCCACCTTACAGCCTGCCACTGTTGGGGCCCAGCTTCTGGGTACACCCCTGCTGTTGGCTGGGCTCATGggcatgaaggaggaggaggaaggggcccAGGAGGGAGATGAGACAGCCGGGGAATCAAGTGATGCCAAACCAGGTACCAGGACACCAAGGCCCTCCTCACACCAGGGCACCTGGCCATTGCTTCCCATGCCCCGCTGCCTACGCAGAGCCTCGTCCCACTTGCTCCCTGCTGACGTGGTGTATGGCCATACCCTCTGGGGCCTGCATGGGCACTATCGTCGCCTCAGCCAGCGGTGGCCCTCAGGCCAACACCCGGGTCTTGGGGGCCGAAGCCAAAGAGCCTCGGGCACTGCAGCAGGCCCCATGATACCTGCCCGTGTGCGTCCACTGTCTCGCAGACGCCAGGTAGCTCTAAGGCGGAAGTCAGCTGGACCCCAGCCCTGGAACACCCTGCTTAT GAAAGCCATCTCCAAGTCAGGCCTCCAGCACCTGGCACCCCCTCCTCCCACGTCTGGGGCCCCGTGTGGTGAATCTGAGCGGCAGATCCGGAGCACTGTGGACTGGAGT GAGTCAGCAGCGTATGGGGAGCACATCTGGTTTGAGACCAACGTGTCCGGTGACTTCTGCTATGTCGGGGAGCAGTACTGCGTAGCTAAGATGCTG CAGAAGTCAGTGCCCAGAAGAAAGTGTGCAGCCTGTAAGATTGTGGTGCACACCCCATGCATTGAGCAGCTGGAGAAG ATCAATTTTCGCTGTAAGCCATCCTTCCGTGAGTCAGGCTCCAGGAATGTTCGTGAG ccaacCTTCGTAAGACACCACTGGGTGCACAGGCGACGTCAGGATGGCAAGTGTCGGCACTGTGGGAAG GGCTTCCAGCAGAAGTTCACTTTCCACAGCAAGGAGATCGTGGCCATCAGTTGCTCCTGGTGCAAGCAGGCA TACCACAGCAAGGTGTCCTGCTTCATGCTGCAGCAGATTGAGGAACCCTGCTCCCTAGGGGTGCATGCAGCTGTGGTCATCCCACCCACCTGGATCCTCCGGGCCCGGAGGCCCCAG AATACCCTCAAGGCcagcaagaagaaaaagagagcgTCCTTCAAGAGGAGATCCAGCAAGAAAGGACCTGAG GAAGGCCGATGGAGACCCTTCATCATCAGGCCCACCCCATCCCCCCTCATGAAGCCCCTGCTGGTGTTTGTGAACCCCAAGAGTGGGGGCAACCAG GGCGCTAAGATTATCCAGTCTTTCCTGTGGTATCTGAATCCTCGACAAGTCTTTGACCTGAGCCAGGGGGGACCCAGGGAGGC GCTGGAAATGTACCGCAAAGTGCATAATTTGAGGATTCTGGCTTGCGGGGGTGACGGCACG GTTGGCTGGATTCTGTCCACCCTGGACCAGCTGCGCTTAAAACCACCACCCCCTGTGGCCATCCTGCCCCTGGGTACTGGCAATGACCTGGCCCGTACTCTCAACTGGGGTGGG GGTTACACAGATGAGCCTGTGTCAAAGATCCTTTCCCATGTAGAGGAGGGCAATGTGGTACAGCTGGACCGCTGGGACCTGCGAGCAGAGCCCAACCCTGAGGCAGGACCTGAGGAGCGAGATGATGGAGCCACTGACCGg CTGCCCCTGGATGTCTTCAACAACTACTTCAGTCTGGGCTTTGATGCCCACGTCACCCTGGAGTTTCATGAGTCTCGAG AAGCCAACCCAGAGAAGTTCAACAGCCGCTTTCGGAATAAGATGTTCTATGCTGGG ACGGCCTTCTCTGACTTCCTGATGGGCAGCTCCAAGGACTTAGCCAAGCACATCAGAGTAGTG TGTGATGGAATGGACCTAACCCCCAAGATCCAGGACCTGAAACCCCAGTGCATCGTTTTTCTGAACATCCCCAG gtactGTGCAGGCACCATGCCCTGGGGCCACCCTGGGGAGCACCATGACTTTGAGCCCCAGCGGCATGATGATGGCTACCTCGAGGTCATCGGCTTTACCATGACATCCTTG GCCGCACTGCAGGTGGGTGGGCACGGCGAGCGGCTGACCCAGTGCCGAGAAGTCCTGCTCACCACGGCCAAGGCCATCCCTGTGCAGGTGGACGGTGAGCCCTGCAAGCTTGCAGCATCGCGTATTCGAATTGCCCTGCGCAACCAGGCCACCATGGTGCAGAAGGCCAAGCGCCGGAGTGCTGCTCCACTGCATAGCGA TCAGCAGCCGGTTCCCGAGCAGCTGCGGATCCAGGTGAGCAGGGTCAGCATGCACGACTATGAGGCTCTACATTACGACAAGGAGCAGCTCAGGGAGGCCT CTGTGCCTCTGGGCACCGTGGTGGTCCCTGGAGACAGTGACCTAGAGCTCTGCCGTGCCCACATCGAGAGACTCCAGCAG GAGCCCGATGGTGCTGGAGCCAAGTCCCCAATGTCCCACCAGCTGTCCTCCAAGTGGTGTTTCTTGGATG ccaccactgccagccGTTTCTACAGGATTGACAGGGCCCAG GAACACCTCAACTATGTGACAGAGATTGCCCAGGACGAGATTTATATCCTAGACCCTGAGCTGCTGGGGGCATCAGCCCGGCCTGAcctccccacccctacctcccCGCTCCCTGCCTCCCCCTGTTCCCCTATACCCCG GTCACTGCAGGGGGATGCCGCACCACCTCAAG GTGAAGAGCTGATTGAAGCCGCCAAGAGGAATGACTTCTGCAAG CTCCAGGAGCTACACCGAGCAGGAGGAGACCTCATGCACCGGGACCAACAGAGCCGCACACTCTTGCACCACGCGGTCAGCACGGGCAGTAAGGAAGTGGTCCGCTATCTGCTGGACCATG CGCCCCCGGAGATTCTCGATGCGGTGGAGGAGAA CGGGGAGACCTGTCTCCACCAGGCAGCCGCCCTGGGTCAGCGCACCATCTGTCACTACATCGTAGAAGCCGGGGCCTCCCTCATGAAGACAGACCAGCAG GGCGACACTCCCCGGCAGCGAGCTGAGAAGGCTCAGGACACAGAGCTAGCTGCCTACCTGGAAAACAGACAGCATTACCAGATGATCCAGCGTGAGGACCAGGAGACGGCTGTGTAG
- the Dgkz gene encoding diacylglycerol kinase zeta isoform X5, which yields MEPRDPSPEARSSDSESASASSSGSERDAGPEPDKAPRRLTKRRFPGLRLFGHRKAISKSGLQHLAPPPPTSGAPCGESERQIRSTVDWSESAAYGEHIWFETNVSGDFCYVGEQYCVAKMLKSVPRRKCAACKIVVHTPCIEQLEKINFRCKPSFRESGSRNVREPTFVRHHWVHRRRQDGKCRHCGKGFQQKFTFHSKEIVAISCSWCKQAYHSKVSCFMLQQIEEPCSLGVHAAVVIPPTWILRARRPQNTLKASKKKKRASFKRRSSKKGPEEGRWRPFIIRPTPSPLMKPLLVFVNPKSGGNQGAKIIQSFLWYLNPRQVFDLSQGGPREALEMYRKVHNLRILACGGDGTVGWILSTLDQLRLKPPPPVAILPLGTGNDLARTLNWGGGYTDEPVSKILSHVEEGNVVQLDRWDLRAEPNPEAGPEERDDGATDRLPLDVFNNYFSLGFDAHVTLEFHESREANPEKFNSRFRNKMFYAGTAFSDFLMGSSKDLAKHIRVVCDGMDLTPKIQDLKPQCIVFLNIPRYCAGTMPWGHPGEHHDFEPQRHDDGYLEVIGFTMTSLAALQVGGHGERLTQCREVLLTTAKAIPVQVDGEPCKLAASRIRIALRNQATMVQKAKRRSAAPLHSDQQPVPEQLRIQVSRVSMHDYEALHYDKEQLREASVPLGTVVVPGDSDLELCRAHIERLQQEPDGAGAKSPMSHQLSSKWCFLDATTASRFYRIDRAQEHLNYVTEIAQDEIYILDPELLGASARPDLPTPTSPLPASPCSPIPRSLQGDAAPPQGEELIEAAKRNDFCKLQELHRAGGDLMHRDQQSRTLLHHAVSTGSKEVVRYLLDHAPPEILDAVEENGETCLHQAAALGQRTICHYIVEAGASLMKTDQQGDTPRQRAEKAQDTELAAYLENRQHYQMIQREDQETAV from the exons GAAAGCCATCTCCAAGTCAGGCCTCCAGCACCTGGCACCCCCTCCTCCCACGTCTGGGGCCCCGTGTGGTGAATCTGAGCGGCAGATCCGGAGCACTGTGGACTGGAGT GAGTCAGCAGCGTATGGGGAGCACATCTGGTTTGAGACCAACGTGTCCGGTGACTTCTGCTATGTCGGGGAGCAGTACTGCGTAGCTAAGATGCTG AAGTCAGTGCCCAGAAGAAAGTGTGCAGCCTGTAAGATTGTGGTGCACACCCCATGCATTGAGCAGCTGGAGAAG ATCAATTTTCGCTGTAAGCCATCCTTCCGTGAGTCAGGCTCCAGGAATGTTCGTGAG ccaacCTTCGTAAGACACCACTGGGTGCACAGGCGACGTCAGGATGGCAAGTGTCGGCACTGTGGGAAG GGCTTCCAGCAGAAGTTCACTTTCCACAGCAAGGAGATCGTGGCCATCAGTTGCTCCTGGTGCAAGCAGGCA TACCACAGCAAGGTGTCCTGCTTCATGCTGCAGCAGATTGAGGAACCCTGCTCCCTAGGGGTGCATGCAGCTGTGGTCATCCCACCCACCTGGATCCTCCGGGCCCGGAGGCCCCAG AATACCCTCAAGGCcagcaagaagaaaaagagagcgTCCTTCAAGAGGAGATCCAGCAAGAAAGGACCTGAG GAAGGCCGATGGAGACCCTTCATCATCAGGCCCACCCCATCCCCCCTCATGAAGCCCCTGCTGGTGTTTGTGAACCCCAAGAGTGGGGGCAACCAG GGCGCTAAGATTATCCAGTCTTTCCTGTGGTATCTGAATCCTCGACAAGTCTTTGACCTGAGCCAGGGGGGACCCAGGGAGGC GCTGGAAATGTACCGCAAAGTGCATAATTTGAGGATTCTGGCTTGCGGGGGTGACGGCACG GTTGGCTGGATTCTGTCCACCCTGGACCAGCTGCGCTTAAAACCACCACCCCCTGTGGCCATCCTGCCCCTGGGTACTGGCAATGACCTGGCCCGTACTCTCAACTGGGGTGGG GGTTACACAGATGAGCCTGTGTCAAAGATCCTTTCCCATGTAGAGGAGGGCAATGTGGTACAGCTGGACCGCTGGGACCTGCGAGCAGAGCCCAACCCTGAGGCAGGACCTGAGGAGCGAGATGATGGAGCCACTGACCGg CTGCCCCTGGATGTCTTCAACAACTACTTCAGTCTGGGCTTTGATGCCCACGTCACCCTGGAGTTTCATGAGTCTCGAG AAGCCAACCCAGAGAAGTTCAACAGCCGCTTTCGGAATAAGATGTTCTATGCTGGG ACGGCCTTCTCTGACTTCCTGATGGGCAGCTCCAAGGACTTAGCCAAGCACATCAGAGTAGTG TGTGATGGAATGGACCTAACCCCCAAGATCCAGGACCTGAAACCCCAGTGCATCGTTTTTCTGAACATCCCCAG gtactGTGCAGGCACCATGCCCTGGGGCCACCCTGGGGAGCACCATGACTTTGAGCCCCAGCGGCATGATGATGGCTACCTCGAGGTCATCGGCTTTACCATGACATCCTTG GCCGCACTGCAGGTGGGTGGGCACGGCGAGCGGCTGACCCAGTGCCGAGAAGTCCTGCTCACCACGGCCAAGGCCATCCCTGTGCAGGTGGACGGTGAGCCCTGCAAGCTTGCAGCATCGCGTATTCGAATTGCCCTGCGCAACCAGGCCACCATGGTGCAGAAGGCCAAGCGCCGGAGTGCTGCTCCACTGCATAGCGA TCAGCAGCCGGTTCCCGAGCAGCTGCGGATCCAGGTGAGCAGGGTCAGCATGCACGACTATGAGGCTCTACATTACGACAAGGAGCAGCTCAGGGAGGCCT CTGTGCCTCTGGGCACCGTGGTGGTCCCTGGAGACAGTGACCTAGAGCTCTGCCGTGCCCACATCGAGAGACTCCAGCAG GAGCCCGATGGTGCTGGAGCCAAGTCCCCAATGTCCCACCAGCTGTCCTCCAAGTGGTGTTTCTTGGATG ccaccactgccagccGTTTCTACAGGATTGACAGGGCCCAG GAACACCTCAACTATGTGACAGAGATTGCCCAGGACGAGATTTATATCCTAGACCCTGAGCTGCTGGGGGCATCAGCCCGGCCTGAcctccccacccctacctcccCGCTCCCTGCCTCCCCCTGTTCCCCTATACCCCG GTCACTGCAGGGGGATGCCGCACCACCTCAAG GTGAAGAGCTGATTGAAGCCGCCAAGAGGAATGACTTCTGCAAG CTCCAGGAGCTACACCGAGCAGGAGGAGACCTCATGCACCGGGACCAACAGAGCCGCACACTCTTGCACCACGCGGTCAGCACGGGCAGTAAGGAAGTGGTCCGCTATCTGCTGGACCATG CGCCCCCGGAGATTCTCGATGCGGTGGAGGAGAA CGGGGAGACCTGTCTCCACCAGGCAGCCGCCCTGGGTCAGCGCACCATCTGTCACTACATCGTAGAAGCCGGGGCCTCCCTCATGAAGACAGACCAGCAG GGCGACACTCCCCGGCAGCGAGCTGAGAAGGCTCAGGACACAGAGCTAGCTGCCTACCTGGAAAACAGACAGCATTACCAGATGATCCAGCGTGAGGACCAGGAGACGGCTGTGTAG
- the Dgkz gene encoding diacylglycerol kinase zeta isoform X3: protein MSALGAGHSARGGCDVAAALGPAKVLGTKDAELPGALRQMWRSRSWDVPQIPAEVPQTQKAISKSGLQHLAPPPPTSGAPCGESERQIRSTVDWSESAAYGEHIWFETNVSGDFCYVGEQYCVAKMLQKSVPRRKCAACKIVVHTPCIEQLEKINFRCKPSFRESGSRNVREPTFVRHHWVHRRRQDGKCRHCGKGFQQKFTFHSKEIVAISCSWCKQAYHSKVSCFMLQQIEEPCSLGVHAAVVIPPTWILRARRPQNTLKASKKKKRASFKRRSSKKGPEEGRWRPFIIRPTPSPLMKPLLVFVNPKSGGNQGAKIIQSFLWYLNPRQVFDLSQGGPREALEMYRKVHNLRILACGGDGTVGWILSTLDQLRLKPPPPVAILPLGTGNDLARTLNWGGGYTDEPVSKILSHVEEGNVVQLDRWDLRAEPNPEAGPEERDDGATDRLPLDVFNNYFSLGFDAHVTLEFHESREANPEKFNSRFRNKMFYAGTAFSDFLMGSSKDLAKHIRVVCDGMDLTPKIQDLKPQCIVFLNIPRYCAGTMPWGHPGEHHDFEPQRHDDGYLEVIGFTMTSLAALQVGGHGERLTQCREVLLTTAKAIPVQVDGEPCKLAASRIRIALRNQATMVQKAKRRSAAPLHSDQQPVPEQLRIQVSRVSMHDYEALHYDKEQLREASVPLGTVVVPGDSDLELCRAHIERLQQEPDGAGAKSPMSHQLSSKWCFLDATTASRFYRIDRAQEHLNYVTEIAQDEIYILDPELLGASARPDLPTPTSPLPASPCSPIPRSLQGDAAPPQGEELIEAAKRNDFCKLQELHRAGGDLMHRDQQSRTLLHHAVSTGSKEVVRYLLDHAPPEILDAVEENGETCLHQAAALGQRTICHYIVEAGASLMKTDQQGDTPRQRAEKAQDTELAAYLENRQHYQMIQREDQETAV from the exons GAAAGCCATCTCCAAGTCAGGCCTCCAGCACCTGGCACCCCCTCCTCCCACGTCTGGGGCCCCGTGTGGTGAATCTGAGCGGCAGATCCGGAGCACTGTGGACTGGAGT GAGTCAGCAGCGTATGGGGAGCACATCTGGTTTGAGACCAACGTGTCCGGTGACTTCTGCTATGTCGGGGAGCAGTACTGCGTAGCTAAGATGCTG CAGAAGTCAGTGCCCAGAAGAAAGTGTGCAGCCTGTAAGATTGTGGTGCACACCCCATGCATTGAGCAGCTGGAGAAG ATCAATTTTCGCTGTAAGCCATCCTTCCGTGAGTCAGGCTCCAGGAATGTTCGTGAG ccaacCTTCGTAAGACACCACTGGGTGCACAGGCGACGTCAGGATGGCAAGTGTCGGCACTGTGGGAAG GGCTTCCAGCAGAAGTTCACTTTCCACAGCAAGGAGATCGTGGCCATCAGTTGCTCCTGGTGCAAGCAGGCA TACCACAGCAAGGTGTCCTGCTTCATGCTGCAGCAGATTGAGGAACCCTGCTCCCTAGGGGTGCATGCAGCTGTGGTCATCCCACCCACCTGGATCCTCCGGGCCCGGAGGCCCCAG AATACCCTCAAGGCcagcaagaagaaaaagagagcgTCCTTCAAGAGGAGATCCAGCAAGAAAGGACCTGAG GAAGGCCGATGGAGACCCTTCATCATCAGGCCCACCCCATCCCCCCTCATGAAGCCCCTGCTGGTGTTTGTGAACCCCAAGAGTGGGGGCAACCAG GGCGCTAAGATTATCCAGTCTTTCCTGTGGTATCTGAATCCTCGACAAGTCTTTGACCTGAGCCAGGGGGGACCCAGGGAGGC GCTGGAAATGTACCGCAAAGTGCATAATTTGAGGATTCTGGCTTGCGGGGGTGACGGCACG GTTGGCTGGATTCTGTCCACCCTGGACCAGCTGCGCTTAAAACCACCACCCCCTGTGGCCATCCTGCCCCTGGGTACTGGCAATGACCTGGCCCGTACTCTCAACTGGGGTGGG GGTTACACAGATGAGCCTGTGTCAAAGATCCTTTCCCATGTAGAGGAGGGCAATGTGGTACAGCTGGACCGCTGGGACCTGCGAGCAGAGCCCAACCCTGAGGCAGGACCTGAGGAGCGAGATGATGGAGCCACTGACCGg CTGCCCCTGGATGTCTTCAACAACTACTTCAGTCTGGGCTTTGATGCCCACGTCACCCTGGAGTTTCATGAGTCTCGAG AAGCCAACCCAGAGAAGTTCAACAGCCGCTTTCGGAATAAGATGTTCTATGCTGGG ACGGCCTTCTCTGACTTCCTGATGGGCAGCTCCAAGGACTTAGCCAAGCACATCAGAGTAGTG TGTGATGGAATGGACCTAACCCCCAAGATCCAGGACCTGAAACCCCAGTGCATCGTTTTTCTGAACATCCCCAG gtactGTGCAGGCACCATGCCCTGGGGCCACCCTGGGGAGCACCATGACTTTGAGCCCCAGCGGCATGATGATGGCTACCTCGAGGTCATCGGCTTTACCATGACATCCTTG GCCGCACTGCAGGTGGGTGGGCACGGCGAGCGGCTGACCCAGTGCCGAGAAGTCCTGCTCACCACGGCCAAGGCCATCCCTGTGCAGGTGGACGGTGAGCCCTGCAAGCTTGCAGCATCGCGTATTCGAATTGCCCTGCGCAACCAGGCCACCATGGTGCAGAAGGCCAAGCGCCGGAGTGCTGCTCCACTGCATAGCGA TCAGCAGCCGGTTCCCGAGCAGCTGCGGATCCAGGTGAGCAGGGTCAGCATGCACGACTATGAGGCTCTACATTACGACAAGGAGCAGCTCAGGGAGGCCT CTGTGCCTCTGGGCACCGTGGTGGTCCCTGGAGACAGTGACCTAGAGCTCTGCCGTGCCCACATCGAGAGACTCCAGCAG GAGCCCGATGGTGCTGGAGCCAAGTCCCCAATGTCCCACCAGCTGTCCTCCAAGTGGTGTTTCTTGGATG ccaccactgccagccGTTTCTACAGGATTGACAGGGCCCAG GAACACCTCAACTATGTGACAGAGATTGCCCAGGACGAGATTTATATCCTAGACCCTGAGCTGCTGGGGGCATCAGCCCGGCCTGAcctccccacccctacctcccCGCTCCCTGCCTCCCCCTGTTCCCCTATACCCCG GTCACTGCAGGGGGATGCCGCACCACCTCAAG GTGAAGAGCTGATTGAAGCCGCCAAGAGGAATGACTTCTGCAAG CTCCAGGAGCTACACCGAGCAGGAGGAGACCTCATGCACCGGGACCAACAGAGCCGCACACTCTTGCACCACGCGGTCAGCACGGGCAGTAAGGAAGTGGTCCGCTATCTGCTGGACCATG CGCCCCCGGAGATTCTCGATGCGGTGGAGGAGAA CGGGGAGACCTGTCTCCACCAGGCAGCCGCCCTGGGTCAGCGCACCATCTGTCACTACATCGTAGAAGCCGGGGCCTCCCTCATGAAGACAGACCAGCAG GGCGACACTCCCCGGCAGCGAGCTGAGAAGGCTCAGGACACAGAGCTAGCTGCCTACCTGGAAAACAGACAGCATTACCAGATGATCCAGCGTGAGGACCAGGAGACGGCTGTGTAG